A stretch of the Sulfurimonas sp. HSL-1656 genome encodes the following:
- the clpA gene encoding ATP-dependent Clp protease ATP-binding subunit ClpA: MISAELNAVFQKALLYAKDQRHEYLTIEHVFYALLGSKEGIAIIRECGGDVASMRAMVSRYLSMTMEPLPEDVTQEPFETVALSRMIDQMIRHIQSAQKQQAEVGDLVAAIYEEKHTYACQVLLESDINRVDVLEVISHKDVQPQSVSDAEESYLEKYTVELVAQARAGRIDPVIGRQDEIERVVQTLCRRKKNNPLLVGEPGVGKTAIAEGLALRIADGEVPELLEEAPVYALDLGAMLAGTKYRGDFEKRLKGVIDEVTAHKNAIMFIDEIHTLVGAGAVNGGSMDASNQLKPALASGAMKCMGATTYAEYRNVFEKDRALSRRFAKIDVDEPSQAESIEILRGLRPKYEKHHKLTYEDKALEVAVTLAKKYISDRFLPDVAIDLIDEAGASFHLKKHDRNVVEALDIENVIAKMTGIPTSQVCEDDTLRLEHLERDLRSRVIGQDTAVEKVALAIKRSRAGLNPEERPIASFLFAGPTGVGKTELAKSLAETLGVHFERFDMSEYMEKHALSRLVGAPPGYVGYEQGGLLTEAIRKHPYTVLLLDEIEKAHPELINVLLQVMDNATLTDNNGYKANFKNVILIMTSNVGATERSVMGFNADSSLARGEALKAFFTPEFRNRLDAVIEFAPLDREIVEGIVDKFIVELNSQLAPKGISITLGEKARGYLAEMGYDKAMGARPLGRIIQEKIKDPLTNEMLFGRLKAGGKVHVDYKNEIVFTYDEHAEEEAAV, from the coding sequence ATGATCAGTGCCGAACTTAATGCCGTCTTTCAAAAAGCGCTGCTGTATGCCAAGGATCAGCGGCATGAATACCTGACGATCGAGCATGTCTTTTATGCCCTGCTCGGTTCCAAAGAGGGGATCGCGATTATCCGCGAGTGCGGCGGCGACGTCGCGTCCATGCGTGCCATGGTGAGCCGTTACCTCTCCATGACGATGGAGCCCCTCCCCGAAGACGTAACCCAGGAACCCTTCGAGACGGTCGCGCTCTCGCGGATGATCGACCAGATGATCCGCCATATCCAGAGTGCGCAGAAGCAGCAGGCGGAAGTCGGCGACCTCGTGGCGGCGATCTATGAAGAGAAGCACACCTACGCCTGCCAGGTCCTGCTCGAGAGCGATATCAACCGTGTCGACGTCCTGGAGGTGATCTCGCACAAGGATGTGCAGCCCCAGTCCGTGTCGGACGCGGAAGAGAGCTACCTCGAGAAGTACACGGTGGAACTGGTGGCGCAGGCCCGTGCCGGACGCATCGACCCGGTTATCGGGCGCCAGGACGAGATCGAGCGGGTCGTGCAGACGCTCTGCCGTCGCAAAAAGAACAACCCCCTGCTCGTTGGCGAACCCGGCGTCGGCAAAACGGCCATCGCCGAGGGCCTGGCGCTGCGCATTGCGGACGGGGAGGTCCCCGAACTGCTCGAAGAGGCCCCTGTCTACGCCCTGGACCTCGGCGCGATGCTGGCGGGCACGAAATACCGCGGTGACTTCGAAAAACGTCTCAAAGGGGTGATCGATGAGGTGACGGCGCACAAGAACGCCATCATGTTCATCGACGAGATCCATACGCTCGTCGGCGCCGGTGCCGTCAACGGCGGCAGCATGGACGCTTCCAACCAGCTCAAACCGGCCCTCGCGTCGGGGGCGATGAAGTGTATGGGGGCAACGACCTATGCCGAGTACCGCAACGTGTTTGAAAAAGACCGCGCGCTGAGCCGCCGCTTTGCCAAGATCGATGTGGACGAGCCGAGCCAGGCCGAGAGCATCGAGATTCTCAGAGGGCTGCGTCCGAAGTACGAGAAGCACCACAAACTCACCTACGAGGACAAGGCGCTCGAAGTGGCGGTCACGCTGGCGAAGAAGTATATCTCTGACCGCTTTCTGCCCGATGTGGCGATCGACCTTATCGACGAGGCCGGTGCATCGTTCCATCTGAAAAAACATGACCGTAACGTCGTGGAGGCGCTTGACATCGAAAACGTCATCGCGAAGATGACAGGGATCCCGACCTCGCAGGTCTGTGAAGACGACACCCTGCGGCTCGAACACCTCGAGCGCGACCTTCGTAGCAGGGTAATCGGTCAGGATACGGCGGTCGAGAAGGTCGCTCTGGCGATCAAACGCAGCCGCGCCGGGCTCAATCCCGAAGAGCGGCCGATCGCGTCGTTCCTCTTCGCCGGCCCGACGGGCGTCGGGAAAACCGAACTGGCCAAGTCCCTGGCGGAGACGCTGGGGGTCCATTTCGAGCGCTTCGACATGAGTGAGTACATGGAGAAGCATGCGCTCTCTAGACTGGTCGGTGCGCCTCCGGGCTATGTCGGCTATGAGCAGGGCGGTCTGCTCACCGAAGCGATCCGCAAGCACCCCTACACGGTGCTGCTGCTCGATGAGATCGAAAAGGCCCACCCGGAGCTGATCAACGTGCTGCTCCAGGTGATGGACAATGCGACGCTGACGGACAACAACGGCTACAAGGCGAACTTCAAGAACGTCATCCTCATCATGACCTCCAATGTCGGCGCGACGGAGCGCAGCGTCATGGGCTTCAATGCCGACAGCAGCCTTGCCCGCGGCGAAGCGCTCAAGGCCTTCTTTACGCCGGAGTTCCGCAACCGCCTCGACGCCGTTATCGAATTCGCACCGCTGGACCGCGAGATCGTGGAGGGAATCGTCGACAAGTTCATCGTCGAGCTCAATTCGCAGCTGGCGCCGAAGGGCATTTCGATCACCCTGGGCGAGAAGGCCCGCGGTTATCTCGCTGAGATGGGCTATGACAAAGCAATGGGTGCGCGCCCGCTCGGGCGTATCATTCAGGAGAAGATCAAAGATCCCCTCACAAATGAGATGCTGTTCGGCCGCCTGAAGGCGGGCGGAAAGGTCCACGTCGATTACAAAAACGAGATCGTTTTCACGTACGACGAGCATGCGGAGGAAGAGGCGGCGGTGTGA
- the clpS gene encoding ATP-dependent Clp protease adapter ClpS, which produces MSTKRELELEGELLLKEPGQYKVILLNDDYTSMDFVVEVLMSIFHKSYQEAEQIMLDIHRQDRGICGVYTYEVAETKVMQVSRLAREHGYPLKATMEEA; this is translated from the coding sequence TTGAGTACGAAAAGAGAGCTTGAACTTGAGGGTGAACTGCTGCTCAAGGAACCGGGACAATATAAAGTGATTTTGCTCAACGACGATTACACGTCTATGGATTTCGTCGTCGAGGTTTTGATGAGTATTTTTCACAAGAGTTATCAGGAAGCGGAGCAGATCATGCTCGACATCCATCGCCAGGACCGCGGGATCTGCGGTGTCTACACCTATGAGGTGGCAGAGACCAAAGTGATGCAGGTCAGCCGTCTGGCGCGGGAGCATGGGTATCCGCTCAAGGCAACGATGGAGGAAGCGTAA
- the aat gene encoding leucyl/phenylalanyl-tRNA--protein transferase, which translates to MIPQQIRYELAFPDPRDADESGIVAFGGDLSPSRLLLAYRSGIFPWYSKGDPILWWSPDPRFILNLEDFVLRRSLRKRLKHFEIRFNTAFGDVVRACATTPRPGQEGSWILPEMVEAYEVLHAMGHAHSVEAWQEGRLVGGLYGVEVGGMFCGESMFAHVSDASKAAFAALVEHLKARGFEMIDAQVPTEHLKSLGAIEVSRDYFLMRLEQLRDKGIMGFMQA; encoded by the coding sequence GTGATCCCGCAGCAGATCCGCTACGAACTGGCATTTCCCGACCCGAGAGATGCCGACGAGTCCGGTATTGTCGCCTTCGGAGGCGACCTCTCCCCCTCGCGGCTGCTGCTGGCCTACCGCAGCGGTATTTTCCCCTGGTACAGCAAAGGCGACCCCATTTTGTGGTGGTCCCCCGATCCCCGCTTTATACTCAACCTTGAGGACTTCGTACTGCGCCGCTCCCTGCGAAAACGGCTGAAACATTTCGAGATCCGTTTCAATACGGCCTTCGGCGACGTGGTCCGGGCCTGCGCGACGACGCCGCGCCCGGGGCAGGAGGGGAGTTGGATTCTGCCGGAGATGGTCGAGGCCTATGAGGTGCTGCATGCCATGGGGCATGCGCACTCTGTGGAGGCGTGGCAGGAGGGACGGCTTGTCGGCGGACTTTACGGTGTCGAGGTCGGTGGGATGTTCTGCGGCGAATCGATGTTCGCCCATGTCAGCGATGCCTCGAAGGCCGCATTTGCCGCCCTGGTGGAGCATCTGAAGGCGCGCGGGTTTGAAATGATCGATGCCCAGGTACCGACGGAGCATCTCAAAAGCCTCGGCGCGATCGAAGTAAGCCGCGACTACTTCCTGATGCGTCTCGAACAGCTGCGCGATAAAGGTATAATGGGTTTCATGCAAGCGTAA
- a CDS encoding DUF3015 family protein has protein sequence MKKVLVSLAAVAALSSAAFAGVNSQTGCGLGAMIIKDDSSAIMLALQATTNGTSANQTFGITSGTSGCKRMPLVMNDRAAEFVASNMDQIAKEVAIGGGESVDTLAELLNVEDKAAFAASLQQNYNSIYTSGDVKMADVLDNIATVEG, from the coding sequence ATGAAAAAAGTACTTGTAAGTCTTGCTGCAGTTGCGGCGCTCAGTTCGGCGGCTTTCGCCGGTGTTAACAGCCAGACGGGCTGCGGTCTCGGTGCGATGATCATCAAAGATGACAGCTCCGCGATTATGCTCGCACTGCAGGCGACAACCAACGGTACCTCTGCAAACCAGACGTTCGGTATCACCTCCGGAACGTCCGGCTGTAAGCGCATGCCGCTGGTCATGAACGACCGTGCTGCCGAATTCGTCGCGTCCAACATGGATCAGATTGCGAAAGAGGTTGCAATCGGCGGCGGTGAATCCGTCGATACGCTTGCGGAACTGCTCAACGTCGAAGACAAAGCGGCTTTCGCGGCTTCCCTGCAGCAAAACTACAACAGCATCTACACGTCCGGCGACGTCAAGATGGCTGACGTTCTCGACAACATCGCAACCGTCGAGGGCTGA
- a CDS encoding DUF4105 domain-containing protein, translating to MYRFLIMLMILASVVQANVVENALDKAADMALAESRYWHLLLHMPGDLSEVDDPAFFLAPDGRENAASELNATITALYGETRFDDNATGCRFPARRTWLQKTLGHEGLPELQCTAYETLVRKMDPQSVTLVFSAAHINSPASMFGHTFLRIDSSYESKMLSYAVNYAAGADPDKENGVVFAIKGLFGGYPGFYSLLPYYEKLKEYRDTEQRDVWEYDLDLDHDEVMAMIRHIWELKGVYNWYYFFDENCSYNMLWLMEIARPDVDVRGHFAYHIIPMETVHATEEEGLVHAKHYRPSKRTLLLAYERVLDGRGETEAMALADGLLNPIAVLNDNGRDPQMKRYTLEAASELAEYRLMKGAVDKAAYSERFHAILSARAALGKGETLPVTRPRNPDEGHRATRALAATGWRDGTPYQRIGIRPAYHDLSDSDVGFMPGTQIEFLDLEARYDRDGAAVEKATIVSITSIAPQSAFFSPFSWRMRAGWDQSFLSRDAVFGTTVGAGFAAGGTWGYGYLLAEPEIFITDKGYGALNTTAGVLFETGGGAKLAGEGGYRFYADGMRQWTGKVKHTSRLSQNNALKLSFEYTDKTDGPQRSFSATFVHYY from the coding sequence TTGTACCGTTTCCTCATTATGCTGATGATATTGGCGTCTGTCGTGCAGGCAAACGTAGTGGAAAACGCCCTGGATAAGGCGGCAGATATGGCGCTGGCAGAGAGCCGATACTGGCATCTCCTGCTGCATATGCCAGGTGACCTCAGCGAAGTCGACGACCCGGCATTCTTCCTTGCACCGGACGGCAGGGAAAACGCAGCGTCCGAACTCAATGCGACGATCACGGCGCTCTACGGGGAGACCCGTTTTGACGACAACGCGACGGGGTGCCGCTTCCCCGCCCGCCGCACCTGGTTGCAAAAGACCCTGGGGCACGAAGGTCTGCCGGAGCTGCAGTGCACCGCCTACGAAACGCTGGTGCGGAAGATGGACCCGCAGTCGGTGACGCTGGTCTTCTCTGCGGCGCACATCAACTCCCCGGCCTCCATGTTCGGCCACACCTTCCTGCGCATCGACTCCTCGTATGAATCGAAGATGCTCTCCTATGCCGTCAATTACGCCGCCGGGGCGGACCCGGACAAAGAGAACGGCGTTGTATTCGCGATCAAAGGGCTTTTCGGCGGCTATCCTGGCTTTTACTCCCTGCTGCCCTATTATGAGAAACTCAAGGAGTACCGCGATACGGAACAGCGCGACGTCTGGGAGTACGACCTGGACCTGGACCACGACGAGGTGATGGCGATGATCCGCCATATCTGGGAACTCAAAGGGGTGTACAACTGGTACTACTTCTTCGACGAGAACTGTTCGTACAATATGCTTTGGCTCATGGAGATCGCCCGGCCGGACGTGGATGTCCGGGGCCATTTCGCCTACCACATCATCCCGATGGAGACCGTGCATGCGACCGAGGAAGAGGGGCTGGTGCATGCCAAGCACTACCGTCCGTCGAAGCGGACGCTGCTGCTCGCCTATGAGAGGGTGCTGGACGGCCGCGGCGAAACGGAAGCCATGGCCCTGGCCGACGGGCTGCTCAACCCCATAGCCGTTCTGAACGATAATGGGCGCGATCCGCAGATGAAGCGCTATACCCTCGAGGCGGCGTCGGAGCTTGCCGAGTACCGCCTGATGAAGGGAGCGGTCGACAAGGCCGCCTATTCGGAGCGCTTTCACGCCATCCTTTCCGCACGGGCGGCCCTCGGGAAGGGGGAGACACTGCCCGTGACACGCCCGCGAAACCCCGATGAGGGGCACCGCGCGACGCGGGCGCTCGCCGCAACGGGATGGCGTGACGGCACCCCTTACCAGCGCATCGGCATCCGCCCGGCCTATCACGATCTTAGCGACAGTGACGTCGGGTTCATGCCCGGAACGCAGATCGAGTTCCTGGACCTTGAAGCACGTTATGACCGTGACGGTGCCGCCGTGGAAAAGGCGACGATCGTCTCTATTACGTCGATTGCCCCGCAAAGCGCCTTTTTCAGCCCCTTCTCCTGGCGGATGCGCGCAGGGTGGGACCAGTCGTTTCTGAGCCGTGATGCGGTATTCGGTACAACGGTCGGTGCGGGGTTTGCCGCCGGGGGCACCTGGGGGTACGGGTATCTCCTGGCGGAGCCGGAAATTTTCATCACGGACAAAGGGTACGGCGCATTGAACACGACGGCAGGGGTGCTTTTTGAAACGGGCGGCGGTGCCAAACTGGCCGGGGAGGGCGGCTACCGCTTTTATGCCGACGGGATGCGCCAGTGGACGGGAAAGGTAAAGCATACGAGCCGACTTTCACAGAACAACGCCCTGAAGCTCTCCTTTGAATACACGGACAAAACCGACGGTCCCCAGCGCAGTTTCAGCGCTACATTCGTACACTATTATTAA
- a CDS encoding Rieske 2Fe-2S domain-containing protein: MERRNFLKVVGATGAVIAIDPSTIGQTLMAKDGSLYKRYARVQLVDNSGAPLKADALKTGENYVFNYPYAGTSCLLVKMPKPAAKDVTLTDEFGNEYIWKGGVGSGGTIVAFSGICPHQLTHINKNDSFITFRNPGERFEGDIVCDGHTSVYDTGNGCRVKEGKAPQPLAAIVLEVGSDNTLWAVGVLGKDKFHEFFQSFRRELKEQFGSKRQAKAKVGEHAVTVPMRDYTRDIVKL, encoded by the coding sequence ATGGAACGCAGAAATTTTTTAAAAGTGGTCGGTGCCACCGGTGCCGTGATTGCGATCGACCCCTCGACGATCGGCCAGACGCTGATGGCCAAGGACGGGTCGCTCTACAAACGTTATGCCAGGGTGCAGCTCGTTGACAACAGCGGCGCACCGCTGAAGGCCGATGCCCTGAAAACAGGTGAAAACTATGTCTTCAACTACCCCTATGCTGGCACGAGCTGCCTGCTGGTCAAAATGCCGAAACCGGCGGCAAAGGATGTCACACTGACGGATGAGTTCGGGAACGAGTACATCTGGAAAGGTGGTGTCGGAAGCGGGGGGACGATCGTCGCCTTCAGCGGCATCTGCCCGCACCAGCTGACGCACATCAATAAAAACGACAGTTTTATCACCTTCCGCAATCCGGGCGAACGTTTTGAGGGCGATATCGTCTGCGACGGGCATACCTCGGTCTACGATACGGGCAACGGCTGCCGCGTCAAGGAGGGCAAGGCGCCGCAGCCGCTGGCGGCCATCGTGCTTGAAGTCGGCAGCGACAACACCCTCTGGGCGGTGGGCGTGCTGGGCAAAGATAAGTTCCACGAATTTTTTCAAAGCTTCCGCCGCGAGCTCAAAGAGCAGTTCGGCAGCAAGCGCCAGGCAAAAGCTAAGGTGGGCGAACATGCCGTCACGGTGCCCATGCGCGACTATACCCGCGACATCGTCAAACTCTGA
- a CDS encoding transaldolase, translating into MYIPQIQFSLWADFIERDFIDTGLKRLVERGVVNGATSNPAIFKNAILTSPAYQMQLETLQNHTPKAKYEALAITDIQKAADALRPLFDQSDDGYVSIEVDPYLCDDAVGTIEEGRRLFREIGRPNVMIKVPATDAGYVAMEMLVSEGIPVNATLIFSKAQALACANSFARGLEKGSAQVDTVISIFVSRLDRAIDATLEAKGVQPALAGVYNAAAIYEAVESLEVPRCRALFASTGVKGGGLRPSYYVDALLAAHSVNTAPIETIEAFVAHGDTEAKLPFDAERIEKHFDAVAEAGVDIEAVYAQLMAEGLEAFKTAFAEILAELE; encoded by the coding sequence ATGTACATTCCGCAAATACAGTTTTCCCTCTGGGCCGATTTCATCGAACGCGATTTCATCGATACGGGCCTGAAACGCCTCGTCGAGCGGGGCGTTGTCAACGGGGCGACGTCCAACCCTGCTATTTTCAAAAATGCCATTTTGACCTCACCGGCCTACCAGATGCAGCTGGAGACACTGCAGAACCACACCCCAAAAGCCAAATACGAAGCCTTGGCGATCACGGATATCCAGAAGGCTGCGGATGCCCTGCGGCCGCTGTTCGATCAGAGCGACGACGGCTATGTGAGCATCGAAGTCGACCCCTATCTCTGCGACGATGCCGTCGGAACGATCGAGGAGGGACGCCGCCTCTTCCGTGAGATCGGACGCCCCAACGTGATGATCAAAGTTCCGGCTACCGATGCAGGCTATGTGGCGATGGAGATGCTGGTCAGCGAGGGGATCCCCGTCAACGCGACGCTGATCTTCTCCAAGGCGCAGGCGCTGGCCTGTGCCAACTCCTTTGCCAGGGGACTGGAGAAAGGCTCGGCGCAGGTCGACACGGTGATCAGCATCTTCGTCAGCCGCCTGGACCGTGCCATCGACGCGACGCTCGAAGCCAAAGGAGTACAGCCGGCCCTGGCGGGCGTCTACAACGCCGCGGCCATTTACGAGGCGGTCGAGTCGCTGGAAGTGCCCCGCTGCCGCGCACTGTTTGCATCGACCGGCGTCAAGGGGGGCGGATTGCGCCCCTCCTACTATGTCGATGCCCTGCTGGCGGCGCACAGTGTCAACACGGCACCGATCGAGACGATTGAGGCTTTCGTGGCGCACGGCGACACCGAGGCGAAGCTGCCGTTTGACGCGGAACGGATCGAGAAACATTTCGACGCCGTCGCCGAAGCGGGCGTCGATATCGAGGCGGTTTACGCCCAGCTGATGGCCGAAGGGCTCGAAGCATTTAAAACGGCATTTGCCGAAATCCTGGCGGAATTGGAGTAA